One part of the Aestuariirhabdus litorea genome encodes these proteins:
- a CDS encoding cyclic nucleotide-binding domain-containing protein yields MTNSALSLDRVQQLHPLQFLSPSAHQQLLAAAEQVKVSKGSIILKKRNTLPTTCYLISGQVELRHSFDDRKPLHANDQLACQPLEELVREGASVRALEECVLLRFERDLIAYLSTLTSDSDTYAVVNIEEGVDYLDDTLIDDDYQEDWTLQLLDSPLARNLKPVALHRLMALLERLPVKRGEQLIQMGSHADYFYILISGEAALSTELHGPFRGQTIELHEGSHFGEEALLGETLRNATVTMTSDGMVGRLNREQFLEVFADSLMPVLSEAEFLRRLNQLEGPCTLLDVRFREELRNDTRKQVLNIPISRLRSALPQLDRSTTYLLSAQGDQRSELATCILRQHGFNAYLQATPVDSQKQSA; encoded by the coding sequence ATGACCAATTCAGCTCTCAGCCTCGACCGCGTTCAACAACTTCACCCCCTGCAGTTCCTCAGCCCCTCGGCCCACCAGCAACTGCTGGCAGCCGCTGAACAGGTGAAGGTCAGCAAGGGGAGCATCATCCTCAAAAAGCGCAACACCCTGCCCACCACCTGCTACCTGATCAGCGGGCAGGTGGAGTTGCGGCACTCCTTTGACGACCGAAAGCCGCTGCACGCCAACGACCAGTTGGCCTGCCAGCCGCTGGAAGAGCTGGTGCGTGAGGGGGCCAGTGTCCGGGCGCTGGAAGAGTGCGTACTGTTGCGTTTCGAGCGAGACCTGATCGCCTACCTCAGCACCCTCACCAGTGACAGCGACACCTATGCGGTGGTCAATATCGAGGAGGGGGTGGATTACCTCGACGACACCCTGATCGATGATGACTATCAGGAGGACTGGACCCTCCAGCTGCTCGACTCACCCCTGGCCCGCAACCTCAAGCCGGTTGCCCTGCACCGGCTGATGGCGCTGCTGGAACGGTTGCCGGTCAAGCGCGGCGAGCAGTTGATCCAGATGGGCAGCCATGCCGACTACTTTTACATCCTGATCAGCGGCGAAGCGGCCCTCAGTACCGAGCTGCACGGCCCCTTCCGTGGGCAGACCATTGAGTTGCACGAAGGCTCCCATTTTGGCGAGGAGGCCCTGCTGGGAGAAACCCTCCGCAACGCCACCGTCACCATGACCAGTGACGGCATGGTGGGACGACTCAACCGGGAACAGTTCCTGGAAGTCTTTGCCGACTCCCTCATGCCGGTTCTCAGCGAGGCCGAATTCTTGCGCCGCCTCAACCAGCTTGAGGGGCCCTGCACCCTTCTCGATGTCCGTTTTCGTGAGGAGCTGCGTAACGACACCCGTAAACAGGTGCTCAACATCCCCATCAGCCGCCTTCGCAGCGCCCTGCCCCAGCTGGATCGCAGCACCACGTACCTGTTGTCTGCCCAGGGAGACCAGCGCAGTGAGCTGGCCACCTGCATTCTGCGCCAACATGGCTTTAACGCCTACCTGCAGGCAACACCGGTCGATAGCCAGAAACAATCGGCTTAA
- a CDS encoding YjaG family protein has protein sequence MPTTAPMPLAQLKHWQQIAFITALAERSLPNYRLFSELCQSGDASVLRQNLNLLWDCAGGLQGAKNFDKQLDLLEENTPDPARFDSYGARPALDCCVLVNAALSCAMKSNLDDCQSASTLSLATLTDFLEFSGAIDGADPDCDAQLQAHPLHQQEVAFQQALCKRLLQSPNPNKQLIQDLRTLAANEGVSQLGISAEAD, from the coding sequence ATGCCAACGACCGCTCCCATGCCCCTCGCCCAGCTCAAGCACTGGCAACAGATCGCCTTTATCACGGCACTGGCCGAGCGCAGCCTGCCCAACTACCGCCTCTTTTCCGAGCTCTGCCAAAGTGGAGACGCCAGCGTTCTTCGCCAGAACCTCAACCTGCTGTGGGACTGTGCCGGCGGGCTGCAGGGCGCCAAAAATTTCGACAAACAGCTCGACCTGCTGGAGGAAAACACCCCCGACCCGGCTCGCTTCGACAGCTACGGCGCCCGTCCAGCCCTCGACTGCTGCGTACTGGTCAATGCCGCCCTCTCCTGTGCCATGAAGTCGAACCTCGACGACTGCCAGAGCGCCAGCACCCTGTCCCTGGCCACCCTGACGGACTTCCTCGAATTCAGCGGCGCCATCGATGGCGCGGACCCTGACTGTGATGCCCAGCTGCAGGCGCACCCCCTCCACCAACAGGAGGTGGCGTTCCAGCAGGCGCTGTGCAAGCGGTTGCTGCAGAGCCCAAACCCCAACAAGCAGCTGATCCAGGACCTGCGCACACTGGCCGCCAACGAGGGGGTCAGCCAGCTCGGGATCAGTGCAGAGGCTGACTAG
- a CDS encoding acyl-CoA synthetase, with product MLSVRPVNSLADVVAVEQVPIEDRGLPNSTYQLLQDAARLYGERIAISYLMTGSCDEKSVDISYRELFHRVTQTANALHRLGIESRDVVSTLLPNLPHSHYAIWGGEAAGIVNPINPHIAIDQVVAIMNSVKSKVLITLAPYPGSDLWQKALEIKKRVYSLRAILIVDPVNLLPLPRRAMVSIRRKLPRMQGVYDFDKALSRCPADMLESHRQIQPQEIAAYFYTGGATGTPKITPHSHRNEAAMALMLNCMLRFQQGQVILSGLSLSHANALIIAGLAPFMAGARVLLPGMEGYRGEQVLQRLWALIDHYRVEVINGVPAFYKRALSVPVGSHRLDRVRFALCGASPLPTKLIEQFQQHCGIPLVEGYGLTEGTCVSSLNPPGEVRAGSIGIRMPYSGMKAVILDENQRYLRDCAVDEIGHILIRGPHVFPGYIQREKNHDVWIGDNGWFDTGDLGHCDAQGYYWLHGRSQDQISQPGHLRDPRPIEHRLLQFPGVMQAAVVGRNDAQGEHQIVAYVSAQAGADLSLEELSDAYHSEAEPPLPPLPRIYRLERLPLTSVGKVDRQVLRKDALCRLYQELLEDLRGATEIRVDIITNDQLEQVARIQGLPDDAPLQEQVNDRLKGLPIRAELV from the coding sequence ATGTTGTCCGTACGACCGGTAAATAGCCTCGCTGATGTGGTGGCGGTCGAGCAGGTTCCGATTGAAGATCGGGGACTGCCCAACAGCACCTACCAGCTATTACAGGACGCCGCACGCCTCTATGGAGAGAGGATCGCCATCAGTTACCTGATGACGGGCAGCTGTGACGAAAAATCGGTCGATATCAGCTACCGCGAACTCTTTCACCGGGTCACCCAGACCGCCAATGCCCTCCACCGCCTCGGCATTGAATCCCGGGATGTGGTCTCCACCCTGCTCCCCAACCTGCCCCACAGCCACTATGCAATTTGGGGCGGCGAAGCGGCCGGCATCGTCAACCCCATCAACCCCCATATCGCCATCGACCAGGTGGTGGCGATCATGAACTCGGTGAAGAGCAAGGTACTGATCACCCTGGCCCCCTATCCCGGCAGCGACCTGTGGCAGAAGGCGCTGGAGATCAAGAAGCGGGTTTACTCGCTGCGCGCCATTCTTATCGTCGACCCGGTTAACCTGCTGCCCCTGCCCAGGCGCGCCATGGTCTCCATCCGGCGCAAGCTGCCCCGTATGCAGGGGGTTTATGATTTCGACAAGGCCCTCTCCCGCTGCCCGGCGGATATGCTGGAGAGCCACCGCCAGATCCAGCCCCAGGAGATCGCCGCTTACTTTTACACCGGCGGTGCCACCGGGACTCCGAAAATCACTCCCCACAGCCATCGTAACGAGGCGGCCATGGCGCTGATGCTTAACTGCATGCTGCGCTTTCAGCAGGGGCAGGTGATACTGAGTGGCCTGAGCCTGAGTCACGCCAACGCCCTTATCATTGCCGGCCTGGCCCCCTTTATGGCAGGAGCCCGGGTACTGCTCCCCGGCATGGAGGGATACCGGGGTGAGCAGGTGCTACAGCGGCTTTGGGCCCTGATCGATCACTACCGGGTAGAGGTGATCAACGGGGTTCCTGCCTTCTACAAACGCGCCCTCTCTGTGCCAGTTGGCAGCCACCGCCTGGATCGGGTTCGCTTTGCACTTTGTGGCGCCTCACCCCTGCCCACCAAACTGATCGAACAGTTCCAACAGCATTGCGGTATCCCCCTGGTGGAGGGCTACGGCCTTACCGAGGGCACCTGCGTCAGCAGCCTGAACCCTCCAGGGGAGGTACGCGCCGGATCCATCGGTATCCGTATGCCCTACTCCGGCATGAAGGCTGTGATTCTCGATGAAAACCAACGCTACCTGCGCGACTGCGCCGTCGACGAGATCGGCCACATCCTGATCCGTGGCCCCCATGTGTTCCCAGGCTACATTCAACGCGAAAAAAACCATGATGTCTGGATCGGCGATAATGGCTGGTTCGACACCGGCGACCTGGGGCACTGTGACGCCCAGGGCTACTACTGGCTGCACGGCCGCAGCCAGGACCAGATAAGCCAACCCGGCCACCTGCGCGACCCCCGCCCCATTGAGCATCGGCTGCTGCAGTTCCCCGGTGTGATGCAGGCGGCGGTTGTGGGGCGCAACGATGCCCAGGGTGAGCACCAGATAGTGGCGTACGTCAGCGCACAGGCCGGGGCCGACCTCTCCCTTGAGGAGCTCAGCGACGCCTACCACTCCGAGGCCGAGCCGCCACTCCCCCCACTGCCGCGCATCTACCGACTCGAGCGCCTGCCCCTCACCAGCGTGGGTAAGGTAGACCGGCAGGTGCTTCGCAAGGACGCCCTTTGCCGACTCTATCAAGAGCTGCTGGAGGATCTGCGTGGAGCCACCGAGATCCGTGTCGACATCATCACCAACGACCAGTTGGAGCAGGTAGCCCGCATTCAGGGTCTCCCCGACGACGCCCCCCTGCAGGAGCAGGTCAACGACCGCCTTAAGGGACTGCCTATCCGTGCCGAGCTGGTATAA
- a CDS encoding DUF3820 family protein yields MSPHLPQPPPAGAIPPYDFRSRTLETPVPDPRQLVELVTERMPFGKYQGWVLKDLPEPYLVWFKQKGFPGGHLGQLLQTLYEVKLNGLEPLLEELSRRHRGGSG; encoded by the coding sequence TTGAGCCCGCACCTTCCCCAGCCCCCGCCGGCCGGCGCGATCCCCCCTTACGACTTTAGGAGTAGAACCCTGGAAACCCCCGTCCCCGACCCCCGCCAACTCGTGGAGCTGGTCACTGAGCGCATGCCCTTCGGCAAGTACCAGGGCTGGGTCCTGAAAGACCTGCCCGAGCCCTACCTGGTGTGGTTCAAGCAGAAAGGCTTCCCCGGAGGGCACCTCGGGCAACTGCTGCAGACACTTTATGAGGTCAAGCTAAATGGGCTGGAACCCCTGCTGGAGGAGCTTTCGCGCCGCCATCGGGGGGGAAGCGGCTAG
- a CDS encoding ABC transporter ATP-binding protein → MSDVPLLKVEAVSLAFGGVKALTDISFSVNSGEVFSIIGPNGAGKTSMLNCISGRYSPNQGRILFSGQEVTHLKPNARAELGIGRTFQNLALFGHMSVLDNIMVGRHHMLNNNFFTGPLYWFSPAKREELAHRRAVEEIIDFLEISHIRKAIAGTLSYGLRKRVELARAIALKPDLILLDEPMAGMNLEEKEDMARYIMDLNAEFGMTVTMIEHDMGVVMDISDRVMVLDFGKKVVEGSPEAVMANEHVQKAYLGEEDPELEGTGEVA, encoded by the coding sequence ATGAGCGACGTCCCTCTGCTAAAGGTAGAAGCGGTCTCCCTCGCGTTCGGTGGGGTCAAGGCCCTGACCGACATCAGCTTCTCAGTCAACTCCGGCGAAGTCTTCTCCATCATCGGCCCCAACGGGGCCGGTAAAACCTCAATGCTCAACTGCATCTCCGGTCGCTACTCACCCAACCAGGGACGAATCCTCTTCAGTGGCCAGGAGGTGACCCATCTAAAGCCCAACGCGCGGGCTGAGCTGGGCATCGGCCGCACCTTCCAGAACCTGGCCCTCTTTGGCCACATGAGTGTGCTCGATAACATTATGGTCGGGCGCCATCATATGCTGAACAACAATTTCTTCACCGGCCCGCTTTACTGGTTTTCCCCCGCCAAGCGGGAGGAGCTGGCCCATCGCCGAGCGGTGGAGGAGATCATCGACTTTCTCGAGATCAGCCATATTCGCAAAGCGATCGCCGGAACCCTTTCCTACGGCTTGCGCAAGCGGGTAGAGCTGGCCCGGGCGATCGCCCTCAAGCCCGACCTGATCCTGCTGGATGAGCCCATGGCGGGTATGAATCTGGAGGAGAAGGAGGATATGGCCCGCTACATCATGGATCTCAATGCCGAGTTTGGCATGACGGTCACCATGATCGAGCACGATATGGGGGTGGTGATGGATATCTCTGACCGGGTGATGGTGCTGGACTTCGGCAAAAAGGTGGTCGAGGGCAGTCCCGAAGCGGTGATGGCCAACGAACATGTGCAGAAAGCTTACCTGGGAGAGGAAGACCCGGAGCTCGAAGGTACAGGGGAGGTGGCCTGA
- a CDS encoding long-chain fatty acid--CoA ligase, producing MDALKTDYVDVERFDTFPKVLAYNAALFGDQVAMREKEFGIWSEYSWRDYNDRVKWITLGLDRLGVQPGDVIGLLGENRPEWLWGEISAHALRCYSLGIYQDSLHEEVAYLINYAEARVIIAEDEEQCDKLLELGEQIPSVEWIIYCDPRGMRKYQDPRLLEIERLYQMGREQEQQDAAAYTRMVEATRGEELAILCTTSGTTSRPKMAMLHAGPFLDHCAAYLRADAKAPGDNYVSVLPLPWIMEQVYALGQSLISRQVVNFVEEQETLMADLREIGPHFVLLAPRVWENIVADVRARMIDSTPFKRALFDWGMRRATRALDRGQRSQLAEWVLLRALRDRLGFSNLRSAATGGAAMGPDTFRFFQAIGVPLRQLYGQTELCGAYTIHRGNDIDYDSVGVAFDNAEIRVINPDDNGVGEIVARNSGMFSGYYKNEEAFAEDVKEGWMHTGDAGYFKADSQHLVVIDRLKDLAQTEQGYRYSPQFIENKLKFSPFIAEAVVLGNGRPYLSAIICIRFSVVSKWAEQNGLAFTNYTNLSAHESVYELLRQEVEMVNETLPEAQRIGRFLLLYKELDADDGELTRTRKVRRSVIAEKYREIIDAIYSGDKQVEIDTMISFQDGSRSRIQTTLKVECLKTDNTEHAHQTDESQSPRRIAS from the coding sequence ATGGACGCGCTGAAAACCGACTATGTCGATGTCGAACGCTTTGATACCTTCCCCAAGGTGCTGGCCTACAACGCGGCCCTGTTTGGCGACCAGGTGGCGATGCGGGAGAAGGAGTTCGGCATCTGGAGTGAATACAGCTGGCGTGACTATAACGACCGGGTCAAGTGGATCACCCTCGGGCTCGACCGCCTTGGCGTTCAGCCCGGGGACGTGATCGGCTTGCTGGGGGAAAACCGCCCCGAGTGGTTGTGGGGCGAGATCAGCGCCCATGCCCTGCGCTGCTACTCGCTGGGGATCTACCAGGACTCGCTTCACGAGGAGGTCGCCTACCTGATCAACTACGCCGAGGCGCGGGTGATTATCGCCGAGGATGAGGAGCAGTGTGACAAGCTGCTGGAGCTGGGAGAGCAGATCCCCTCGGTTGAATGGATCATCTATTGCGACCCGCGCGGTATGCGCAAGTACCAGGATCCACGCCTGCTGGAGATCGAGCGCCTCTACCAGATGGGGCGTGAGCAGGAGCAGCAGGATGCCGCCGCCTACACCCGGATGGTGGAAGCGACCCGCGGCGAGGAGCTCGCTATCCTCTGCACCACCTCCGGTACCACCTCCCGCCCCAAGATGGCGATGCTGCACGCGGGCCCGTTCCTCGACCACTGTGCCGCTTACCTGAGGGCCGATGCCAAAGCTCCCGGCGATAACTATGTGTCGGTGTTGCCCCTGCCCTGGATCATGGAACAGGTCTACGCGCTGGGCCAGAGCCTGATCAGCCGCCAGGTGGTCAACTTTGTCGAGGAGCAGGAGACGCTGATGGCGGACCTGCGGGAAATAGGTCCCCATTTCGTGCTGCTGGCGCCTCGCGTGTGGGAGAACATCGTTGCCGATGTGCGGGCGCGGATGATCGACTCCACCCCCTTTAAACGGGCGCTGTTCGACTGGGGAATGAGACGGGCCACCCGCGCGCTCGACCGTGGCCAACGTTCGCAGCTGGCGGAGTGGGTTTTGTTGCGGGCCCTGCGGGATCGCCTTGGCTTCTCCAACCTGCGCAGCGCCGCCACCGGGGGCGCGGCCATGGGTCCCGACACTTTCCGCTTTTTCCAGGCGATCGGGGTGCCCCTGCGCCAGCTCTACGGCCAGACCGAACTCTGTGGCGCCTACACCATCCACCGCGGTAATGACATCGACTACGACAGCGTTGGTGTGGCCTTCGACAATGCCGAGATCCGGGTGATCAACCCGGATGACAATGGCGTAGGTGAGATCGTGGCTCGTAACAGCGGCATGTTCAGCGGCTACTACAAGAACGAGGAGGCCTTCGCCGAGGATGTGAAGGAGGGCTGGATGCACACCGGCGACGCCGGCTACTTCAAGGCGGACAGCCAGCACCTGGTGGTGATCGACCGGCTCAAGGACCTGGCCCAGACCGAGCAGGGGTATCGCTACTCCCCGCAGTTTATCGAAAACAAACTGAAGTTTTCTCCCTTCATCGCCGAGGCGGTGGTGCTGGGGAACGGCCGCCCCTACCTGTCGGCGATCATCTGCATCCGCTTCAGTGTGGTGTCCAAATGGGCGGAGCAGAACGGACTGGCCTTTACCAACTACACCAACCTGTCGGCCCACGAGTCGGTGTATGAGCTGTTGCGGCAGGAGGTGGAGATGGTCAACGAGACCCTGCCCGAGGCCCAGCGGATCGGCCGTTTCCTGCTGCTCTACAAGGAGCTGGATGCCGACGATGGCGAGCTGACTCGCACCCGCAAGGTGCGTCGCAGTGTGATCGCTGAAAAATACCGGGAGATCATCGACGCTATCTATTCCGGCGATAAACAGGTGGAGATCGACACCATGATCAGCTTTCAGGATGGCAGCCGCTCGCGCATCCAGACCACCCTCAAGGTGGAGTGCCTGAAGACAGATAACACAGAACACGCCCATCAAACCGATGAATCACAATCGCCACGGAGGATCGCATCATGA
- a CDS encoding branched-chain amino acid ABC transporter permease — translation MNWGLLLQLVLNGLIVGMLYGVVAMCFVLIYKSTQVVNFAQGEFLLIGAWVCWAFLVHMQLPFFIGFLLTLVFMMAFGVLLQVIVLRPLIGEPIISVIMVTIGLSIFFQALMKWIFGVSAESYPRVFDTEVITIGGLNIEFAYIMSLVISVVIMVAFYWFFKHSRMGLAMRATAFDQQVAQSLGISVKRVFAMSWAISAVVSATAGVVIGMVNGVSDALSVIGIKVFPAVILGGLDSIVGGVVGGLIIGVLENVAEFIDGQYLHVGNLYAIAPFYVLILILCIKPYGLFGTKDIERI, via the coding sequence ATGAACTGGGGGCTACTGCTGCAACTGGTGTTGAACGGCCTTATCGTCGGCATGCTCTACGGGGTGGTGGCGATGTGCTTTGTGCTCATTTACAAATCCACCCAGGTGGTCAACTTCGCCCAGGGTGAGTTTCTGCTGATCGGCGCCTGGGTGTGCTGGGCGTTTCTGGTGCACATGCAACTGCCCTTTTTTATCGGCTTTTTGCTCACCCTGGTCTTTATGATGGCCTTCGGTGTGCTGCTGCAGGTGATCGTGTTACGCCCTTTGATCGGCGAGCCGATCATCTCGGTGATCATGGTGACCATCGGCCTGTCGATCTTTTTCCAGGCGCTGATGAAGTGGATCTTCGGGGTCTCGGCGGAGAGCTATCCCCGCGTTTTTGACACCGAGGTGATCACCATCGGCGGCCTCAATATCGAGTTTGCCTACATCATGAGCCTGGTGATTTCGGTGGTGATCATGGTGGCCTTCTACTGGTTCTTCAAACATTCGCGGATGGGGCTGGCGATGCGCGCCACTGCCTTTGACCAGCAGGTGGCCCAGAGCCTGGGGATCTCCGTCAAGCGGGTGTTTGCCATGAGCTGGGCCATTTCGGCGGTGGTCTCCGCCACCGCCGGGGTGGTGATCGGGATGGTCAACGGCGTCTCCGATGCCCTCTCGGTGATCGGCATCAAGGTGTTTCCCGCAGTGATTCTCGGCGGCCTGGATTCCATCGTCGGTGGGGTGGTCGGCGGCCTGATTATCGGCGTGCTGGAAAACGTGGCGGAGTTTATCGATGGACAGTACCTGCACGTGGGTAACCTCTACGCCATCGCCCCCTTCTACGTACTGATTTTGATCCTCTGCATCAAACCCTATGGTCTGTTCGGGACCAAAGATATCGAGCGGATTTAG
- a CDS encoding branched-chain amino acid ABC transporter permease, with the protein MSTVSLRPCGDFRTSYAADSTIFETRFTRYLAVAGILLLCLAPLVLDAYFLTLGIQVAYLGIAALGLNILVGFTGQISLGHGAFFGFGAFASAWLHNSFGIPVFFCIPLAGYMTMVVGMIFGSPAARIKGLYLAVATLAAQFILEDFFARADWFTGGSYGASAPPVNLFGYEFTNDQSFWYIALFALVTMYLWGTNLMRTRDGRAFVAVRDHYLSAEIMGINLTKYRLLSFGVSSFYAGIGGALYGHYLGFVSAEGFTILMSIQFLAMIIIGGLGSVKGALLGTIFMVMLPEVLEGIVGLLSATSWGNSTAFTDGLAYLKEMSIGLVIILFLIFEPQGLAHRWQQIKAYWKFYPFSY; encoded by the coding sequence ATGTCGACTGTATCCTTACGACCCTGCGGTGATTTCAGAACCAGCTACGCGGCTGACAGCACCATCTTCGAAACCCGCTTTACCCGCTACCTTGCCGTTGCCGGCATCCTCCTGCTCTGCCTGGCCCCCCTGGTGCTGGACGCCTATTTCCTCACTCTGGGGATCCAGGTGGCTTATCTCGGGATCGCCGCGCTGGGACTCAATATCCTGGTCGGGTTTACCGGCCAGATCTCCCTGGGCCATGGCGCCTTCTTCGGCTTTGGTGCCTTCGCCTCGGCCTGGTTGCACAACAGTTTCGGTATTCCGGTCTTCTTCTGCATTCCCCTGGCGGGCTACATGACCATGGTGGTGGGGATGATCTTCGGCTCCCCGGCTGCGCGTATCAAGGGGCTTTACCTGGCGGTGGCCACCCTGGCGGCGCAGTTTATCCTGGAGGATTTTTTCGCACGTGCCGACTGGTTTACCGGCGGCTCCTACGGCGCCTCGGCCCCCCCGGTCAACCTTTTCGGCTATGAGTTCACCAACGACCAGAGTTTCTGGTACATCGCCCTGTTTGCACTGGTGACCATGTACCTGTGGGGAACCAACCTGATGCGTACACGCGACGGACGCGCCTTTGTAGCGGTTAGGGATCACTACCTTTCAGCGGAGATTATGGGTATCAACCTGACCAAGTACCGGTTGCTCTCCTTTGGTGTCTCCTCCTTTTATGCCGGCATCGGCGGTGCCCTCTACGGTCACTACCTGGGCTTTGTTTCGGCCGAAGGCTTTACCATCCTGATGTCGATCCAGTTCCTGGCCATGATCATTATTGGCGGACTGGGATCGGTGAAGGGGGCTCTGCTGGGTACGATCTTTATGGTGATGCTGCCGGAGGTGCTGGAGGGGATTGTCGGCCTGCTGTCCGCCACCAGTTGGGGGAACAGCACCGCCTTTACCGACGGGCTGGCCTATCTCAAGGAGATGAGTATTGGATTGGTTATCATCCTGTTTTTGATCTTCGAGCCCCAGGGGCTGGCGCATCGATGGCAACAGATTAAAGCCTACTGGAAGTTTTATCCGTTCTCCTATTGA
- a CDS encoding ABC transporter substrate-binding protein has translation MNKRVLIGTLVAGALAATSLQAEDSVFVGHLADLSGPTAFVGKNYADGIRDAMSYINSHGGINGTGLEFETIDYAYKVPQAIASYKKWVSRNNMVAMQGWGTADTEALISFVAKDKVPVYSASYSGHLTDPTGKNPKTQKPAPYNFFYGASYSDGCRALVQWAAEDWKNRGGSGSPKFTHVGDNHPYPNAPKEACAEYATELGFEVMPPIVVSMKPGDFKAQCLSLKDSGSNYAYIANLGGSVVSLVKSCGTVGTDVQFMSNIWGGDKPIFEAAGAGVKDYIFPAMTPFWEDDAPGMSLVREISRESDASGNAFRSHHYMRGICSAYYMKEAMEWAKENGGITGENIKQGMYARQNWVPKGLEGVCLPATWSSEDHRGINTVNIYKGNYNGGDIKVERVTQVTLPRREDWLGY, from the coding sequence ATGAACAAGAGAGTATTGATCGGCACCCTGGTCGCCGGCGCGTTGGCGGCAACCAGCCTTCAGGCAGAGGACTCGGTATTTGTTGGTCACCTGGCGGATCTGTCGGGCCCGACCGCCTTTGTGGGCAAGAACTACGCAGACGGTATCCGCGATGCTATGAGCTACATCAACAGCCATGGTGGCATCAACGGGACCGGCCTGGAGTTTGAGACCATCGACTACGCCTACAAGGTGCCGCAGGCGATCGCCTCCTACAAAAAGTGGGTATCGCGCAACAACATGGTGGCCATGCAGGGTTGGGGTACTGCCGATACCGAGGCGTTGATCTCCTTTGTCGCCAAAGACAAGGTGCCGGTCTACTCCGCCTCCTACTCCGGTCACCTGACTGATCCCACGGGCAAAAATCCCAAGACCCAAAAGCCCGCCCCCTACAACTTTTTCTACGGTGCTTCCTACTCGGACGGATGCCGCGCGCTGGTGCAGTGGGCCGCCGAGGACTGGAAAAACAGGGGGGGCTCCGGAAGTCCGAAATTCACCCACGTTGGCGACAACCACCCCTACCCCAATGCGCCCAAGGAGGCCTGTGCCGAGTATGCGACCGAGCTGGGCTTTGAAGTGATGCCGCCGATCGTGGTCTCCATGAAACCCGGCGACTTCAAGGCCCAGTGCCTGTCGCTCAAGGACTCCGGCTCCAACTATGCGTATATCGCCAACCTCGGAGGTTCGGTGGTTTCCCTGGTCAAATCCTGCGGCACCGTGGGTACCGATGTGCAGTTTATGTCGAATATCTGGGGGGGAGACAAGCCGATCTTCGAGGCCGCCGGGGCAGGGGTGAAGGATTATATCTTCCCGGCCATGACCCCCTTCTGGGAGGATGATGCCCCCGGGATGTCCCTGGTACGGGAGATCTCCAGGGAGTCTGATGCATCGGGTAACGCATTTCGCAGCCACCACTATATGCGCGGTATCTGCTCGGCCTACTACATGAAAGAGGCGATGGAGTGGGCCAAGGAGAATGGCGGTATCACCGGCGAAAACATCAAGCAGGGGATGTACGCCCGCCAGAACTGGGTGCCCAAGGGGCTGGAAGGGGTGTGCCTGCCGGCGACCTGGAGCAGTGAGGATCACCGTGGCATCAATACCGTCAACATCTACAAGGGCAACTACAACGGCGGCGATATCAAGGTCGAGCGGGTGACCCAGGTAACCCTGCCACGACGCGAGGACTGGCTGGGGTATTGA
- a CDS encoding ATP-binding cassette domain-containing protein, translating to MLSVNNIEVVYDDVILVLRGVSIEVPQGQIVTLLGPNGAGKSTTLKAISGLLKTEDGEVTRGEIQFMGERIDRKNAEDIVRSGIFQVMEGRRIIEDMTCIENLRLGAFTRRDRQVQQDIEMVFDYFPRLKERTGLAGYLSGGEQQMLAIGRALMARPKMILLDEPSMGLSPLLVKEVFGIIEKINREQGITMLLVEQNANFALRAADYGYIMESGKVVLDGSSQDLLQNEDVKQFYLGGGNEERRSFKDLKSYKRRKRWL from the coding sequence TTGTTGTCGGTGAACAATATCGAGGTGGTCTACGACGACGTTATCCTGGTGTTGCGGGGAGTGAGTATTGAGGTGCCCCAGGGGCAGATTGTCACTCTGCTCGGGCCCAATGGAGCCGGCAAGTCGACCACCCTGAAAGCGATCTCGGGGCTGCTGAAAACCGAGGATGGTGAGGTCACTCGTGGCGAGATCCAGTTTATGGGGGAGCGCATCGACCGCAAGAACGCCGAGGATATTGTTCGTTCCGGTATCTTCCAGGTGATGGAGGGGCGGCGCATCATCGAGGATATGACCTGCATCGAAAACCTTCGCCTGGGAGCCTTTACCCGGCGCGACCGGCAGGTGCAGCAGGATATCGAGATGGTGTTCGACTACTTTCCCCGCCTGAAGGAGCGTACCGGCCTGGCCGGCTACCTCTCTGGCGGCGAGCAGCAGATGCTGGCCATTGGCCGGGCGCTGATGGCCCGTCCCAAGATGATCCTGCTCGATGAACCCTCGATGGGACTCTCTCCGCTGTTGGTGAAAGAGGTGTTTGGCATTATCGAAAAGATCAATCGGGAGCAGGGGATCACCATGCTGCTGGTGGAGCAGAATGCCAACTTTGCTCTCCGGGCGGCCGACTATGGCTACATCATGGAGTCCGGCAAAGTGGTGCTCGATGGCTCCAGCCAGGACCTGCTGCAGAACGAAGATGTGAAACAGTTTTACCTTGGGGGCGGCAATGAAGAGCGCCGCAGCTTCAAGGACCTTAAATCCTATAAACGCAGAAAGCGCTGGCTGTAG